AATAGGTTGGGGGTTGTGGATTGGCACATAGATGGCTTTAAcccacaaaaaaaaaaaaaaaaaaaaaaaaaaaattacagATCGCAACTGATACGTTCAACATATAAACCTGGCTTctattatttatcaattgctTTCTGAGTATTGTTACGATGATGACACAATCAAGATTATCAACTTTAGCAAAGCCAATATTAGCAGCCGTATTTATTTTAACCCtttattctattctatttaGGAAAACAGATGATGATACTGATAAAATACTAGAACCCCAAGGTTAcattaatgatgaagatcctttatttttaaaacaacaatttatgCAACATGAATTGTCCCACAAAAATACTGGTGGGAATAACAATAAACTTCAATCCGACGATAATGGTATAGTTATTGATaagaaatttcttgatCAAATGGATAAAAAAACTCATAAATGTCCTGATTATGTGGTATATTCTCAAAAACGACATCctccattttcaattggtcGATTTAAATATCCTTATATGAGACCAGCACCCAAATGTCGAACTTTTGTATCATCAGCAGTAGAATCAGtaattgaagatttgaaatCTAAAATAAATGATCCTGATTTGGCAAGattattagaaaattgTTTACCCAATACATTAGATACCACTATTTTATGGCATCAACCGAAAATGAAAACTCCTCCTAAACATGATACATTATTACCTCAATCTTTTATTGTTACTGGTGATATCCATGCTGAATGGTTAAGAGATGCAGCAAGACAATTATCTGTATATCAACCAATGATTCGATTTGATCccaaattaaaagaattgattttgggAGCAATCAATACTCAAGCTTATTACATAATCAATTCTCCATATTGTAATGCATTCCATCCACCTCCTGGATCTGGAGTTAAACGAGGAGATACGGCATTTGATCAAGTTCATCCTAAACCTGATTGGAAACAAGTGTTTGAATGTAAATATGAATTAGATTCTTTGGCATCATTTTTAACTTTAACTAATGAATATTATGAAAATTCTCAAGGTGATActtcatttattaataattcttggTTAAGAgcatttgaaaaagttttaattatattacATAGAGAAAGTGTACCAtcatttgatgaagaaactGGACAAATGTTAccattttattattcattccAAAGAAATACTAATATTGGTTCAGAAACTTTACCATTGGGAGGAGTAGGGAATCCAGTAAATTATGGTACTGGTCTTATTAGAAGTGCATTTAGACCAAGTGATGATGCAACAATATTACAATTTTTCATACCAGGAAATATTCATATGTTAACcgaattgaaaaaagctAGAAGTACTTATTTAACTTATGAAAATATTGCTCGAGATAGTATGTTAGTGGAAACTGCTGATACATTTATTAATGCTCTATCTTCTGGTATTGAGAAATATGGAATTGTGAATCATCCAATATATGGTAAAGTTTATGCTTATGAAGTAGATGGGTATGGTAGTGCAACGTTTATGGATGATGCCAATAtaccatcattattatcaatccCTGATCTTGGATATACCactattgatgatgagatttatcaaaacaCTAGAAAAATGATTCTTTCCAAACAAGGCAACccatattatttaaaaggTCATTTTTTCGAAGGGATAGGAGGACCTCATATTGGTCTTAGAAATGCTTGGCCAATGTCATTACTTGTGAGAATTAGAACCaccaatgatgatgatgaaattatcCTGAGTTTAGATATGATCATGAGAAATACTGCCAATTTAGGTTTAATGCATGAAAGTATTCATGTGAATTCAAGACAAGGGAGAGATTATACTAGACCTTGGTTTGCTTGGTGTAATTCAGAATTTGGTAAAACAATCTTACATTTGGCTAAGAATAAACCTCATttaatattcaaaaagGAATGGCAAAATGTGCCGTATGATATTGAGAATGTATTAAGTCAAtctatataaataataaacaatgCTTAGAGagtgtatatatataaactcgtattttttttttttttcctttttgatctttatttattgagTTCTATTGATATAATTGGCAATATTTTCTGCAGTTTTGGATGATGCAGGTTTTGCTGTTGATTCAAATGCTTGTTGATAACGAGCTTGTAAATCAACATCGGTTCTAGAATTGACTTCTGATTGACGATCTTCAGGAAATGTATATTCTCTTTCAggttcatcttcatctcGTAAAACTTCACCTTGATTTTCGTcatcttcaatattatcatcCTCTTCATAATCAGATAAAACGTCACTATCTTTTTTACTTTCATCACTTTTGTTGGTAGTGGtatctttcattttcatatctttcattaatttattcaaagATTTGGTTTGtctctttttttcatcttcttccttttgtttcaatattctttctctttcagctttataaaattcattatattcATCGACTTTATTATCAACTGCTTCCAtgaatttatcaaatccTTGACCAGTATAAGAACTCACTCCAACAACAtctaaatttgaataaaattcTTCCAACATTAATGacattgaattaattaatgaactCATATATCCACTACCTTgttcattatttaattcttgatcCTTTTGTATAGCCATTTGGAAACTTTCAAAATCAGTCATCCATTCTTTAgcaaattcatcattagtAACATcagttttattaaaaa
This sequence is a window from Candida dubliniensis CD36 chromosome 7, complete sequence. Protein-coding genes within it:
- a CDS encoding conserved hypothetical ATP binding protein, putative (Similar to S. cerevisiae NPA3) yields the protein MSTSTPPPTIICIGMAGSGKTTFVQRLNSHLHSKKTPPYLINLDPAVLKIPFGANIDIRDSVKYKKVMEEYNLGPNGAIVTSLNLFSTKIDQVIKLIEKKQDKINNVVIDTPGQIECFIWSASGSIITESFASEFPTVIAYIVDTPRNTSPTTFMSNMLYACSILYKTKLPMIVVFNKTDVTNDEFAKEWMTDFESFQMAIQKDQELNNEQGSGYMSSLINSMSLMLEEFYSNLDVVGVSSYTGQGFDKFMEAVDNKVDEYNEFYKAERERILKQKEEDEKKRQTKSLNKLMKDMKMKDTTTNKSDESKKDSDVLSDYEEDDNIEDDENQGEVLRDEDEPEREYTFPEDRQSEVNSRTDVDLQARYQQAFESTAKPASSKTAENIANYINRTQ